Within Ictalurus furcatus strain D&B unplaced genomic scaffold, Billie_1.0 scf5, whole genome shotgun sequence, the genomic segment NNNNNNNNNNNNNNNNNNNNNNNNNNNNNNNNNNNNNNNNNNNNNNNNNNNNNNNNNNNNNNNNNNNNNNNNNNNNNNNNNNNNNNNNNNNNNNNNNNNNNNNNNNNNNNNNNNNNNNNNNNNNNNNNNNNNNNNNNNNNNNNNNNNNNNNNNNNNNNNNNNNNNNNNNNNNNNNNNNNNNNNNNNNNNNNNNNNNNNNNNNNNNNNNNNNNNNNNNNNNNNNNNNNNNNNNNNNNNNNNNNNNNNNNNNNNNNNNNNNNNNNNNNNNNNNNNNNNNNNNNNNNNNNNNNNNNNNNNNNNNNNNNNNNNNNNNNNNNNNNNNNNNNNNNNNNNNNNNNNNNNNNNNNNNNNNNNNNNNNNNNNNNNNNNNNNNNNNNNNNNNNNNNNNNNNNNNNNNNNNNNNNNNNNNNNNNNNNNNNNNNNNNNNNNNNNNNNNNNNNNNNNNNNNNNNNNNNNNNNNNNNNNNNNNNNNNNNNNNNNNNNNNNNNNNNNNNNNNNNNNNNNNNNNNNNNNNNNNNNNNNNNNNNNNNNNNNNNNNNNNNNNNNNNNNNNNNNNNNNNNNNNNNNNNNNNNNNNNNNNNNNNNNNNNNNNNNNNNNNNNNNNNNNNNNNNNNNNNNNNNNNNNNNNNNNNNNNNNNNNNNNNNNNNNNNNNNNNNNNNNNNNNNNNNNNNNNNNNNNNNNNNNNNNNNNNNNNNNNNNNNNNNNNNNNNNNNNNNNNNNNNNNNNNNNNNNNNNNNNNNNNNNNNNNNNNNNNNNNNNNNNNNNNNNNNNNNNNNNNNNNNNNNNNNNNNNNNNNNNNNNNNNNNNNNNNNNNNNNNNNNNNNNNNNNNNNNNNNNNNNNNNNNNNNNNNNNNNNNNNNNNNNNNNNNNNNNNNNNNNNNNNNNNNNNNNNNNNNNNNNNNNNNNNNNNNNNNNNNNNNNNNNNNNNNNNNNNNNNNNNNNNNNNNNNNNNNNNNNNNNNNNNNNNNNNNNNNNNNNNNNNNNNNNNNNNNNNNNNNNNNNNNNNNNNNNNNNNNNNNNNNNNNNNNNNNNNNNNNNNNNNNNNNNNNNNNNNNNNNNNNNNNNNNNNNNNNNNNNNNNNNNNNNNNNNNNNNNNNNNNNNNNNNNNNNNNNNNNNNNNNNNNNNNNNNNNNNNNNNNNNNNNNNNNNNNNNNNNNNNNNNNNNNNNNNNNNNNNNNNNNNNNNNNNNNNNNNNNNNNNNNNNNNNNNNNNNNNNNNNNNNNNNNNNNNNNNNNNNNNNNNNNNNNNNNNNNNNNNNNNNNNNNNNNNNNNNNNNNNNNNNNNNNNNNNNNNNNNNNNNNNNNNNNNNNNNNNNNNNNNNNNNNNNNNNNNNNNNNNNNNNNNNNNNNNNNNNNNNNNNNNNNNNNNNNNNNNNNNNNNNNNNNNNNNNNNNNNNNNNNNNNNNNNNNNNNNNNNNNNNNNNNNNNNNNNNNNNNNNNNNNNNNNNNNNNNNNNNNNNNNNNNNNNNNNNNNNNNNNNNNNNNNNNNNNNNNNNNNNNNNNNNNNNNNNNNNNNNNNNNNNNNNNNNNNNNNNNNNNNNNNNNNNNNNNNNNNNNNNNNNNNNNNNNNNNNNNNNNNNNNNNNNNNNNNNNNNNNNNNNNNNNNNNNNNNNNNNNNNNNNNNNNNNNNNNNNNNNNNNNNNNNNNNNNNNNNNNNNNNNNNNNNNNNNNNNNNNNNNNNNNNNNNNNNNNNNNNNNNNNNNNNNNNNNNNNNNNNNNNNNNNNNNNNNNNNNNNNNNNNNNNNNNNNNNNNNNNNNNNNNNNNNNNNNNNNNNNNNNNNNNNNNNNNNNNNNNNNNNNNNNNNNNNNNNNNNNNNNNNNNNNNNNNNNNNNNNNNNNNNNNNNNNNNNNNNNNNNNNNNNNNNNNNNNNNNNNNNNNNNNNNNNNNNNNNNNNNNNNNNNNNNNNNNNNNNNNNNNNNNNNNNNNNNNNNNNNNNNNNNNNNNNNNNNNNNNNNNNNNNNNNNNNNNNNNNNNNNNNNNNNNNNNNNNNNNNNNNNNNNNNNNNNNNNNNNNNNNNNNNNNNNNNNNNNNNNNNNNNNNNNNNNNNNNNNNNNNNNNNNNNNNNNNNNNNNNNNNNNNNNNNNNNNNNNNNNNNNNNNNNNNNNNNNNNNNNNNNNNNNNNNNNNNNNNNNNNNNNNNNNNNNNNNNNNNNNNNNNNNNNNNNNNNNNNNNNNNNNNNNNNNNNNNNNNNNNNNNNNNNNNNNNNNNNNNNNNNNNNNNNNNNNNNNNNNNNNNNNNNNNNNNNNNNNNNNNNNNNNNNNNNNNNNNNNNNNNNNNNNNNNNNNNNNNNNNNNNNNNNNNNNNNNNNNNNNNNNNNNNNNNNNNNNNNNNNNNNNNNNNNNNNNNNNNNNNNNNNNNNNNNNNNNNNNNNNNNNNNNNNNNNNNNNNNNNNNNNNNNNNNNNNNNNNNNNNNNNNNNNNNNNNNNNNNNNNNNNNNNNNNNNNNNNNNNNNNNNNNNNNNNNNNNNNNNNNNNNNNNNNNNNNNNNNNNNNNNNNNNNNNNNNNNNNNNNNNNNNNNNNNNNNNNNNNNNNNNNNNNNNNNNNNNNNNNNNNNNNNNNNNNNNNNNNNNNNNNNNNNNNNNNNNNNNNNNNNNNNNNNNNNNNNNNNNNNNNNNNNNNNNNNNNNNNNNNNNNNNNNNNNNNNNNNNNNNNNNNNNNNNNNNNNNNNNNNNNNNNNNNNNNNNNNNNNNNNNNNNNNNNNNNNNNNNNNNNNNNNNNNNNNNNNNNNNNNNNNNNNNNNNNNNNNNNNNNNNNNNNNNNNNNNNNNNNNNNNNNNNNNNNNNNNNNNNNNNNNNNNNNNNNNNNNNNNNNNNNNNNNNNNNNNNNNNNNNNNNNNNNNNNNNNNNNNNNNNNNNNNNNNNNNNNNNNNNNNNNNNNNNNNNNNNNNNNNNNNNNNNNNNNNNNNNNNNNNNNNNNNNNNNNNNNNNNNNNNNNNNNNNNNNNNNNNNNNNNNNNNNNNNNNNNNNNNNNNNNNNNNNNNNNNNNNNNNNNNNNNNNNNNNNNNNNNNNNNNNNNNNNNNNNNNNNNNNNNNNNNNNNNNNNNNNNNNNNNNNNNNNNNNNNNNNNNNNNNNNNNNNNNNNNNNNNNNNNNNNNNNNNNNNNNNNNNNNNNNNNNNNNNNNNNNNNNNNNNNNNNNNNNNNNNNNNNNNNNNNNNNNNNNNNNNNNNNNNNNNNNNNNNNNNNNNNNNNNNNNNNNNNNNNNNNNNNNNNNNNNNNNNNNNNNNNNNNNNNNNNNNNNNNNNNNNNNNNNNNNNNNNNNNNNNNNNNNNNNNNNNNNNNNNNNNNNNNNNNNNNNNNNNNNNNNNNNNNNNNNNNNNNNNNNNNNNNNNNNNNNNNNNNNNNNNNNNNNNNNNNNNNNNNNNNNNNNNNNNNNNNNNNNNNNNNNNNNNNNNNNNNNNNNNNNNNNNNNNNNNNNNNNNNNNNNNNNNNNNNNNNNNNNNNNNNNNNNNNNNNNNNNNNNNNNNNNNNNNNNNNNNNNNNNNNNNNNNNNNNNNNNNNNNNNNNNNNNNNNNNNNNNNNNNNNNNNNNNNNNNNNNNNNNNNNNNNNNNNNNNNNNNNNNNNNNNNNNNNNNNNNNNNNNNNNNNNNNNNNNNNNNNNNNNNNNNNNNNNNNNNNNNNNNNNNNNNNNNNNNNNNNNNNNNNNNNNNNNNNNNNNNNNNNNNNNNNNNNNNNNNNNNNNNNNNNNNNNNNNNNNNNNNNNNNNNNNNNNNNNNNNNNNNNNNNNNNNNNNNNNNNNNNNNNNNNNNNNNNNNNNNNNNNNNNNNNNNNNNNNNNNNNNNNNNNNNNNNNNNNNNNNNNNNNNNNNNNNNNNNNNNNNNNNNNNNNNNNNNNNNNNNNNNNNNNNNNNNNNNNNNNNNNNNNNNNNNNNNNNNNNNNNNNNNNNNNNNNNNNNNNNNNNNNNNNNNNNNNNNNNNNNNNNNNNNNNNNNNNNNNNNNNNNNNNNNNNNNNNNNNNNNNNNNNNNNNNNNNNNNNNNNNNNNNNNNNNNNNNNNNNNNNNNNNNNNNNNNNNNNNNNNNNNNNNNNNNNNNNNNNNNNNNNNNNNNNNNNNNNNNNNNNNNNNNNNNNNNNNNNNNNNNNNNNNNNNNNNNNNNNNNNNNNNNNNNNNNNNNNNNNNNNNNNNNNNNNNNNNNNNNNNNNNNNNNNNNNNNNNNNNNNNNNNNNNNNNNNNNNNNNNNNNNNNNNNNNNNNNNNNNNNNNNNNNNNNNNNNNNNNNNNNNNNNNNNNNNNNNNNNNNNNNNNNNNNNNNNNNNNNNNNNNNNNNNNNNNNNNNNNNNNNNNNNNNNNNNNNNNNNNNNNNNNNNNNNNNNNNNNNNNNNNNNNNNNNNNNNNNNNNNNNNNNNNNNNNNNNNNNNNNNNNNNNNNNNNNNNNNNNNNNNNNNNNNNNNNNNNNNNNNNNNNNNNNNNNNNNNNNNNNNNNNNNNNNNNNNNNNNNNNNNNNNNNNNNNNNNNNNNNNNNNNNNNNNNNNNNNNNNNNNNNNNNNNNNNNNNNNNNNNNNNNNNNNNNNNNNNNNNNNNNNNNNNNNNNNNNNNNNNNNNNNNNNNNNNtctctctctctctctctctctctctctctctctaaaccccgcccatacatacatgtttcagacacacctctctctcgctctctcgctctctctctaaaccccgcccatacatacatgtttcagacacacctctctctctctctctctctctcgctctctctctctctaaaccccgcccatacatacatgtttcagacacacctctctctcgctctctcgctctctctctaaaccccgcccatacatacatgtttcagacacacctctctctctctctctctctctctctctctcgctctctctctctctaaaccccgcccatacatacatgtttcagacacacccctctctctctctctctctctctctctaaaccccgcccatacatacatgtttcagacacacctctctctctctctctctctctctctctctctctctctctaaaccccgcccatacatacatgtttcgacacacctctctctctctctctctctctctctctaaaccccgcccatacatacatgtttcagacacacctctctctctctctctctctctctctctctcgctctctcgctctctctctaaaccccgcccatacatacatgtttcagacacacctctctctctctctctctctctctctctctcgctctctctctctctaaaccccgcccatacatacatgtttcagacacacccctctctctctctctctctctctctctctctctaaaccccgcccatacatacatgtttcagacacacccctctctctctctctctctctaaaccccgcccatacatacatgtttcagacacatctctctctctcgctctctctctctctaaaccccgcccatacatacatgtttcagacacatctctctctctctctctcgctctctctctctctaaaccccgcccatacatacatgtttcagacacacccctctctctctctctctctctctctctctctaaaccccgcccatacatacatgtttcagacacatctctctctctctctctctctctctctaaaccccgcccatacatacatgtttcagacacatctctctctctctatctctctctctctctctctctctctctctctctcgctctctaaaccccgcccatacacacgtttcagacacacctctctctctctctctctctctctctctctctctctttctcgctctctaaaccccgcccatacacgTGTTTCACCGGTAGACAgtactttctgtcaaactgtcattCGAAGTAGTGtgctaatttatgatctttgtgttttcctgaccaacagtttgtaggtagtctaatttatgatctttgtgttttcctgagcaacagtttgtaggtagtctaatttatgatctttgtgttttcctgaccaacagtttgtaggtagtctaatttatgatctttgtgttttcctgagcaAGAGTTTTGTGTGGAGACACTTATTTTATGACCGGGGGTCGTGGTGTAATCCTATCAGtatgtttataataatgagttggtgtctgggggtgttaatggctttaCGATACCCCCAGCAATAGGTGGACTCTATGTGTAAAAGTGGAGTCAGTTACACAGAAGTCTCTAAGATCTCGGCTGTGTACCAGTGTTTGCGCTGTGTGATTTAAACGAACCTGCGGCTTCTCATTTTAGCACcgctaaagttttatttttattttgaggaatGCTTCAAAGAGGAGGTGGCTGTCTATcgtaacagtaagtgttttattagtggtgcttgaaaagcactaccgttgttctcttgcatacttaataataataataataataataataataatattattattattattattattattattattccacgtTTTTTCGGTgcgtaactagtcccgcaccgtttgtcggagatcgacgggtgaggtgtcgaatcgatcggcttattgaggagaggtgtgctatgacttttataagcgatcggaatgccggaattcccgctacggaagctcaaattctgaaaatttcccatagacttgcattgcgtttcgaaagtattggccctctaaggagaaagctctaaaagttttgcctccgtacacgttcggctctaaaatgtattggcacacgatctgttcggctctcaaaagtattggcaccctttctgGCCGGcgctcaaaagtattgggaccccgcacggccagctctcaaaagtactggcgcccttgacagtcagctctaaaaagtattggcgcactacacAGCCTGCTCTAACAATGCTGGCGccctatctgtccggctctcgaaagtattggcgccctacgctgtcggctctcgaaaatattggcaccctatttGTCCAGCTTTAAAAGTATTAGCACCCTAAACAGCCAGTATAGTGCTAACACATGCTAGTAACATGCCAGCATGATGCTAAagcatgctagcatgatgctaaagcatgctagcatgatgctacaacaagctagcatgatgctaaaacatgctagcctgatgtaaaacatgctagcatgatgctaaaacgtgcaagcatgatgctaaaacgtgcaagcatgatgctaaaacgtgcaagcatgatgctaaaacgtgcAAGCATGATggtaaaacatgctaaaacatgctagcaggatgctaaaacatgttaaaacatgctagcatgatgctaacacatgctaaaacatgctagcatcatgctaaaGCCCTGTAGCAACCTATCcatccggctctcgaaagtattggcgcccgatcCAAATTTTGCCAgtgcaagcaccactcacattttcttcaggaaatgtaccggtctagttcttataataattattcttcttcttccacttttttcggCGCGTAACTTCTCTCGCGTTTGTCGGAGATTGAAGGGTGAGGTGTCAAAGTGATCGGCTTATTGAGCAGAtttgtgctatgacttttataagcgaaTGGAATTCCCGAATTCccgctacggaagctcaaagtcAGAAAATTCCCCATAGATTGCATTgagtttcgaaagtattggcactctaaacagaaagctctaaaagaattgcctccgtacacatttggctctaaaatgtattggcacacgatctgttcagctctcagaagtattggcaccctatctggccgcctctcaaaagtactggcacCCTTGATGGTCAGCTCTAAAAGGTATTGGCGCACTACACGGCCAGCTCCAACAGTGCTTGCGccctatctgtccggctctcaaaagtattggcgcccttcgCCATCGGCTcttgaaagtattggcgccccatTCCTGTTTTGCCATGACAAGCACCatccacattttcttcaggaaatgtaccagtctagttattattataattaatggtgcttgaaaagcactactattgttcttcAGCCAActtagtattaataataataataataataataataataataataatattattattattattattattattattattataattaatggtgcttgaaaagcactattattgttattcggcaaacttattataattataattcttcttcttcttcttccactttttttttcggTGCGAAACTAGTCTcgcaccgtttgtcggagatcgacgGTTGTggtgtcaaatcgatcggcttattgaggagaggtgtgctatgcATTACGGAAGTGATCGGAATGTCGGCATTCCCGGTACAGAAGCTCAAAGTCAGAAagtcggaaaatttcccatagacttgcattgagttgcGAAAGAATTGGCGCTCTACACCGCCAGCTTTAAAAGAATTGTCTCCATACATGcccggctctaaaaagtattggcagccaatctgtccggctctcagaagtattggcgccctatctGGAatgctctcaaaagtattggcaccctatctggccGACTcttaaaaatattggcacccctcatGGCTGGCTCTCCAAAGTATTTCCGCCCTACACGGCCAGCTCTAAAAAGTATAGCTGCACTACACGGCCGGCTCTCAGAAATATTGGCGCCCTGTGCCTCCAGCTCTCAAAAGAATTGACGCCCATCGcgtccagctctcaaaagtattgccACCCTACGCCGTCAGCTGTCAAAAGTATTGACACCCCACTCTTCTGGCtgtcgaaagtattggcgcctgATCCGAATTTTGCCATGGCAAGCAgcacacattttcttcaggaaatgtactggtctagttgtttattattattattattattattattgttgtgtgtgtgtgtgtgtgtgtgtgtgtctgtcttattatttctgtgtctgtgttattatttcagacatcagatatttctcatctatattaaatgttttctacacatttgatcattttagaaaatgtttgaaggatttttacacgcacccctgctctcatcagacagaACCTCGATTGGGAAACACTGGGTTAGTTACTCGTCTGACCAATGTGTTTAACTTACTCTCCATCATCACCTTTATTCTGAGTAACATTCATTATTCACACAAAAACTACTTACACACCAATCCTCACTAATATCAGGATACTCGCTCTCATTAAGGGGAAACCAGAAAAAATACATTCCTGCAGATATTTAAGTAAACTTACTCAGCGTATGAGTTCTGCTTCTTTATCTAATGATCTGCTGAGTGTTTctagttcctgttattttattttagtttctatatttgtatagagctcTGACAGTTGTTCGTGCACAGCTGAATGAAGTCACGAGATAATAAATGAaggtaatgaaatgataatgtgtgtgatgtagatttTACCAGACTGTTAATTCTGTTCTCTGTATCTGCAGCGCTTTCAGGCTTATACTTTCAGTATTTACAGGCCTTTGCTCGATGGATCAGAAAGCTGTCTGATAACAaaccatatctgtgtgtgtgtgtgtttattaccctACCTCACTGCCCCTCCCCCTCTGCAGAATAAACGGTTcggaagtgaaagtgaaagtcaGTCTCCATTTTGTGTGGAGGGGAAAATACAGCATTTcaggagtaaaaacacagtgagtatctacatctaaagctataatatataaacacactgaatgtacACCAGATGCAGAAGAGTTTTGTGGGTTTGTACTGAAGTTTGAATGTACACAGGTTGTTTTATGACTTGATACCGTGACTATTTCCTGTAATGGAACTCTGTGCTGATacagggtttgatttaacacaccaatgttggagtgaagtaaacgtgtgtcctgctgtaatctggagaaggagacatgacctccaacatgagtgtgtctggaGAACAGGACTTAAAGAGAGACGAGAGGTGAGTTACTTTTCCATTCAccagcaataaacacacaccgTCTCATGGAACAGATCTGTATCTCTAAACACTCACTAGTTAACAGAGGAACTAGACTttggtttaaggtgtttaatagcagtgaatatatcactgatctgatctaagaacagtttagagaaatcattcactgagagaagagtaaaaaggactgtgtaatgtggaggagaagagcagcgtagctttgagtcagtgaactctacaggctttaagacccagctgagtcagttatctgtgactgggactcctgacatcagtgtaattcctgaggtatggggcgtgtctcctgtttgaataagtgtgcagactggagctgaattaaaaagatggaatgattggtgtttaatgatgaacacattgtgtaacagtgctgagacagcagagtattaattattgctgatatttctgtttcattctagaatgatggagggaaagagatcagactcaccagaacccagctgtgtgtccatgaagagtgacgCGTCAATGGGACATCCACTTGACTTCAGAGACGGAGCCAGTTCTCCTGATGtgaggtcagtacagtgaggtgttttacagcagtgttccacctgatcaaactcactggtctcattctgaagcccttcatgatctttatcaggtgttgaagcagtaaaacactaaactgtgcagtgctgcagctctcggactggcggtgaggaaaactgctttaagagttcagttcagtctgcagtccctgagctggagggtctgtggtgctacacaacaacatttacacctgggacattaatgactagatcactattttattcataaacatgttagtgtcagtgagaaatcctgaaatcagtgtattgtgttacgaggatagtgttaaatatctgtctctgtatttattagtgtgtgttgtgcagctatgaatacatatagtctatatcacatcatgtgttttatttcttcacagaccacaacagaagaaatcaaacctcagcagaaatcagctggactccatattcaaggtgtgtgtctttttaatgtgtgtaacttgtgtgtgagcaggttgcaggttttttatttaagatcatGACAATTTACAGGTTTATTGATGTGCagcagcattgtgggtaatcaggcagaatttcagctgtaacTGTGGGAATAGAAAGAGACTTTTCtgcttttcataaaataaaagcatctctcagtgtgtaacattataatatttagatgtgttcctgtgtgtttctaaccaggagctggaacacaaagtcatctctctgataaagaatgagctgaagaggtttaggaagctcctgagtccagattacccagcatgcactgatAGGGAGGTgcaggatgaggaggatctgcacagtgtcagagacggagcgctgaagatcacactgcacgtcctgaagaacatgaaccacacagatctcgctaacacactgcacaacagtaagagctctgagtcatggctttattccatcaggttcactttagagagaggaaatagttttagataggAACACTTTTAGTTTGAAGTTCGAGTTTAGTATCATGTTCAtctgctgcttttctgttctgttcgtggTCCAGCTTGTGGTGACTCTGTACAATGGTCCTGTTCCTTCAGGAATATTTACTACATGAATCAGGaatgaacagcagcatttgaattttacatttaatcctgtgttcagtgattttacattaaaacatcttattactttgtttattagagtctgtggcctctgtgtatcagacaaagctgaaatccagcctgagagagaagtttaaaagaattaatgaaggaatctcacagcatggaagctcagcacttctgaatgagatctacacagagctctacatcacagaggggtggagtggagacgtcaataatgaacatgaggtgagacagattgagacagcgtccaggagaccagcaacacaggagacacccatcaaatgtaatgatctctttaaagacaagtccatcagaagagtgctgactaaaggagttgctggaattggaaaaacagtctctgtgcagaagttcattctggactggactGAAGGAAAAGCGAATCaggacgtcaccttcatgtttccacttccctttagagagctgaatctgatgaagcaggaacatctcagtctgatggatcttcttcatcactttttccctgAGATGAGAAAACTACAATTAATAGACTCCTACAAAGTGgtgttgatctttgatggtctggatgagtgtcgacttcctctaaatttccagaagaatgagagattgtgtgatgtgacagagtcagcctcagtggatgtgctgctgacgaacctcatcaaggggaatctgcttccctctgctctcctctggataacctctcgaccaggagcagccaatcagatccctcctgagtgtgtagaccaggtaacagaggtacgagggttcagtgatcctcagaaagacgagtacttcaggaagaggatcagtgatcggagcctggccaataaaatcatctcacacatgaagtcttcaagaagcctctacatcatgtgccacatcccagtattctgctggatctcagccactgttctagagagaatgttgggtgaaacagagagtggagagatccccaagactctgactcaaatgttcacacacttcctgatctttcagatcaaacacaaggaccaaaagtaccatcagaaatgtgaccctgatcctcagcagaccagagagagtatcctggcactgggaaaactggctttccaacagctggagaaaggaaacctgatcttctatgaggaagacctgagagagtgtggcattgatgtcagAGAAGTgtcagtgtactcaggagtgt encodes:
- the LOC128604891 gene encoding NLR family CARD domain-containing protein 3-like isoform X4; amino-acid sequence: MTSNMSVSGEQDLKRDERMMEGKRSDSPEPSCVSMKSDASMGHPLDFRDGASSPDVRPQQKKSNLSRNQLDSIFKELEHKVISLIKNELKRFRKLLSPDYPACTDREVQDEEDLHSVRDGALKITLHVLKNMNHTDLANTLHNKSVASVYQTKLKSSLREKFKRINEGISQHGSSALLNEIYTELYITEGWSGDVNNEHEVRQIETASRRPATQETPIKCNDLFKDKSIRRVLTKGVAGIGKTVSVQKFILDWTEGKANQDVTFMFPLPFRELNLMKQEHLSLMDLLHHFFPEMRKLQLIDSYKVVLIFDGLDECRLPLNFQKNERLCDVTESASVDVLLTNLIKGNLLPSALLWITSRPGAANQIPPECVDQVTEVRGFSDPQKDEYFRKRISDRSLANKIISHMKSSRSLYIMCHIPVFCWISATVLERMLGETESGEIPKTLTQMFTHFLIFQIKHKDQKYHQKCDPDPQQTRESILALGKLAFQQLEKGNLIFYEEDLRECGIDVREVSVYSGVCTQIFREEFGLHLGKVFSFVHLSVQEFLAALYTFLSFISRNVTEQPTTILSDLLNKSDMSDLLRSAVNKALQSENGHLDLFLRFLLGLSLESNQTLLRGLMPQTGSSSHSKQETVEYIKEKIRENPSPEKSINLFHCLNELNDHSLVQEVQRYLNRGGYSRLSGTRLSPAQWSALVFVLLNSDQELDVFNLSKYDRSEECLLKLLPVVKASRRAELCGCKLTEESCRVLSSVLRSNSSRLRELDLSRNNLQDSGVKLLSAGLENPHCTLEILRMWNCRITDEGCAALASALRSNSSSHLRELDLKGNNPGESGVKLLSDLLKDPHCNLETLHIKYNTLTRTGV